In the Alistipes provencensis genome, CTTATCCATAATAGGCTTGCCCCAAGTGGGGTTACCCCTCCTCATAGTACAAGCACAGGCCAAAAACCTGTGCTTTTTGCTTGATACGGGGAGTAATGTCAATGTCCTTGACAGACGAGTAGCTGAGTTCTTCCAACTCTCGGGAGAAACAGCCAAACAGCGTCAGTTTGGAATAGATGGAGAACTCCGAACAACAGACGTTGTTGAACAGGCTTTTTCTTTGGAAGAGCAGGAATACAAAGCTAATTTCTCAGTCATGGACTTGTCTTCAGCCTTTGGAAAAATAGAAGAGGAATCGGGCATACAGATTCATGGCCTCTTAGGATGCTCTTTCATGGAACAGCAAAAATGGATTCTCGATTTTGAAAAACTATGTTTGTTCACTCCCTAATTTCCTACACTCTCAATACACACTCAGTTTTCTATCAATATAAGAAACTAAGTGTGCTATTACCCTATTGTAAACACACTTTCAACCACAGATGAAAAGGTAATTTGTGTTACCTATTTGGTTACCTGTTGAGGTTTTTGGAGAATTTCGATTTTTTAATTAGCTGATTTACAAATTAATAAACATTCAATCAGTTGACAGGGTATTCCACTCGTAATGAAGGGGTCCCGAGTTCAAATCTCGGATTCAGCTCGAAGAGGCGTAAAAA is a window encoding:
- a CDS encoding retropepsin-like aspartic protease; the protein is MRNLSIIGLPQVGLPLLIVQAQAKNLCFLLDTGSNVNVLDRRVAEFFQLSGETAKQRQFGIDGELRTTDVVEQAFSLEEQEYKANFSVMDLSSAFGKIEEESGIQIHGLLGCSFMEQQKWILDFEKLCLFTP